The Periplaneta americana isolate PAMFEO1 chromosome 1, P.americana_PAMFEO1_priV1, whole genome shotgun sequence DNA segment tcacatgtgctctagttataaatatttttgtctcgaaagttttaatgtactagtttccgaaataaattactgttacgggtggtctgaatcactctgtataatattacaaatattttaacacagtTTATGACATACCGCATGTATAGGTTAAGTTATGAAGTATGACCCGCGCTTTGAAATCAGTTCTGTAGGTCATTCTGAGTAAAATAATGTGATACGAACATAAATCTGATTCAATATTTCAGCAGCTACAGCTGTTGAAATCCTAAGAAAGTAGAAGAAATTGTGAAAACTGAatcgattgaaaaaaaaaacactgcatTAAATAGAAAATAAGCACACCTCTGTTCAAAAGCAGATTCTCAAATATTTCTTCTTCCACTACACTTAGCTACATTCATTCATGTGAATCGCGCGCGTGGCATTTCGTAATACAGCCAGTCTGATGAGCGCAACAGAGTTCACATTACAGGCAAGTGATGGTTCCCCAATTTTTACTTTCGTCTTGTACACAAGAGGTCTTTCATCCACCCCAAATTTAAACATCTAAAGTGTTGGATCTGGTGACCGATGGGGCCAACTTCGTGGCTGATCCATTGCTCAGAAGGATGTTAATTTAAGCGTGGTGCTAGAGTGCTATTGGTGCTATTATGTCGACAATACATATGTACGTCGCATGGTCTCTAAAGGGACATCTTCCAGTGTACGATAGTGAGATGCGGAGGTTAGACTATTTATCGAAAGCTGATGTCACCAGACGTGGCATAATTTACCCCTGTCCCCGTACTTCACGTCACAGCGGAACCCCCCTGTCCTTAGTGCAATTCTCATTGTTTGTACTAACACACAAGTAACAAGCCTGATTCACAGTACGACGACGTATGGATtttacaagtaaatgaataatgaTAATTGGACCCAAGTTCATTTTGTGTTTCTTTGCTCAAAATGCCATGTATATTTGTAACAGGTTTCTAAAGTGCGGGTCATACTTCACGAGTCATTCTGTATATAACCTCGCCTTAAGATTTTCTTATTGATTTAATGTACGCCTTAATTTTTGCAGGAAGTTGATGTTTATCTATCCTGACCGACTGGGAGCGCTGGCGCTGGAAGTGTTAGGAAAGCACGTGTCTCAACTCATGATAACCCTGTACACAGGGAAGAAGTACTTGACTTTGCCCGATTTGCTTAAAGTATGCCGACAAATGGAGAAGATCGTTCAGTTCCCTCTTCCACCGCCTCTTCTAAACGAGTTGACTGCCACACTTATGGAACATGCGTGTAACACTTGGTGTGACCTGAATAGAAGTTCCGATCTACAACCAAGAGTGGAGACATGGGACCCAGAGCTATATAAGCAGAGCTGGAATCTCAAGAACGTCCTTAAGATTGCTTCATCCAAAGCCAGGAAACATCTACAAAAGAAAAGGAACTTGGGCGAAGAATATTTTTTGGAAATACTGAGTGCCATTATAAACCCTTCAATCACGTTGTTCGACTGTAGTTTACAGACACTCTTTGACTGCCCCCCTTATAACGCAGATATACTTGAGAGACTGTCCAAAAAGTTTAATAACCTGAAGATCCTTAGATTAGGTAGAAGGAATGTTGATAGAGACAGTCTTTTCGAAAGCGTGAAACATATGGGAAACTTGGAAGAATTTGCATGCCAAACAACATGGGATGGTCTCTTGGTATCTCTTTCTATATACTGTAAGAAACTCAAGGTTTTAGATCTTAATAATGCAGAGATAGTAACTGATGCATGTGTTGATTATATTACCAGATTTAAATATTTGGAAGTTCTGGATCTAACTGCAACAGATGTATCTCACAATGGCTTTAGAAGTATCTTGAAAGGAATCTCAGATAACGAATGTTGCGAGAACACAACGTTGCATACACTCAAATTGGACGAAAAGAAAATCAATGTGTCTAATATAAATTTACTCGTTGCAAATTTTCCGAATATTCAATCACTCTCGCTAACAAATTTTAATTGCAGATTGGTTTCACTGAGAGGTTTAAAGCAATTGACTGAATTGTCACTCGATATTTGGAACTTTCGCGACGAAATGAGCGTCGCTTTCGCAAATGAATTGCTTCAAGCTATTGGCGGCCAACTCCTGACTCTTCGCTTATCTCTCAGTATCGGCACTGATCTGAGTTTCATATCAAAGAAATGCTGTGCTTTGCGAACACTTGCGCTCAAATTCAGAACAGCTTCTAGTGTCAACAGAACGGTCGGCCTCAGTTTCATGGATTATTCGAGGATGTTCCCTTTGCAAGAAGTAAAATCTGTCGAATTTCTTGAAGTTTCTATGTACGATACTGCGTTATTAGATCACATCGTATCCAGATTTGTTAATGTAAAGAAAATTTCGATAGAGTGCGAGGCAAGTGATTCCTTAATATGCACACTATTCCAAAAATTAGCACGAGGAAATCTAAAGGAAATTCATCTCTGCGGTAATTGGAAGGTAGATCCTTCAGGAAAGTTTGCACTGGTAACCAAATGGGATATGGATAAGAAAAAATATGCTACATATAGCACGAATCTTCAGGACTTGAAAGGAGGCAGAATACTACGTTTGTTGTGGTTGTAGATAACACCTCTTTGCTATGACATCTACTGAGAAGTTGGGTAGCTCCAGGGGTGTAGTCTGACCAGAGTGCGCCAAAATAACATTCGTTACCCAAGGAGTAATCTGCATAATGTTGGTAAATTATTTGACCAGAACATAAACTTCTTTCGTGTTCAATAGAATCAAGTAGCAGTATATACATTGTACGCAGGTTTGATTTCTGGCAGGTAAAAGGGGAATTTTCTCTCTTATGTACGAAATGgtgtatgtaaattattattatggttgttCAGATCTTCTTAAGTGGTGACTTCGCGCCATGCTAGATATTTGTTAATGTCCAGTTTTGGTTCAGAATTCTGACATAAAGAGAACACAATGAGGTAAAGAGTCCAGTactttcaataaataattatctttgcTAGAGCCCGGATTTCTTTCACCTGAAGAACGCAGAAATAGAAATGTACAGATTACTTttgaaaaatgaacaaattttactccaatgaaaataaaatttcgtaTTCTTCTTCAATTGAGCATTATACAGGTTGATTGGTTTGCGAAGACCTAAAATAAAAACGATATTTGTTTCTCGGTAATCTGTAAATACATTATAGAAGGATAGCGCAATTTTGCCTACATTAGACCTCAATGTGTCACCATTGCGTATTCATAAAGTGAGGTTCATTTCTTGCATGTGTGATGTAAAATCTCAGCGGTAGTTTTCCAAAAGTTGATGCAGTCTTTGTTTGAGTCACTGGCCAATCACAACCTCACCAGTTAATGTCGAAACTTCTTTTCTTGGATGATGTGGTGCGTCATCCTGCAGGAATACTATGATCATGTTATTCAACGACGCAGTTGCAGCTGTGgcatgaaaaacaaatgtgattcGCCACATCGTGTAATGTCTACGCACGCTGCATGCGGTAGAGACTAGAGGTAAAGTTTCGGTAACGTTGACAAGTTGTGTATTGCATAGCTATCTCTGCTAACAGTCATCGAAGACACTGCATTGGCCTTGATGTCATTGCAGCTCTAACAACATCTTCCGTTTCGAGAACACGCCTATGGTAGGGCTAACATTGTATGGCATATTAACAAATCTACTTTCTTCAGATGTGAAGTACCATATCTTATCGACTTGTTATTCAGAGTTTCCTGAACATAATATTCATGATTTAACGACGTtgaatttatgttaaattttcaattttttaaaccgTGACACACATTTCTCTCGTTGCGTTGAGGTTAACGCTTTTTATTTAGTCGTTACTAAATAACTTCTTTCTTTCATAAAAAGTGATACAAAACTCCCTTGTTTGAACGTCATACTGGAACTAAAATAACTTTCTTAATACTCCTGATACATTTTCAAAGTGATtttattctgtctttccaaacggatcagactgtacaaTAAAatgtttgcattttaatcatAAACGTACAAAGTGAATGAAGCAATTTAAATATTATCAAAGCtaatatgataattttatgtgAACTTTATTCTTTAGTGGCAGACTTAGGACACCATCTATAATCTTACTCATAAacgaaaaattattaatttttggcgTTTggattgaaaatataattttgatgtaaatagattattttaacttcataatttattaatataacacGTGGTCTTAGTTCCCGTTTTCCGTAAAATTTCACTCAAAAACAATATGCGTCTTCCAACTGTCGATTTTGAAAGATCTTCTGTTGCTTCTTAATCTTGTACCTTAGAAAACTCCTTTCGATGTCACATGACATAACAGGAACGTTTATAAAAGATAAATTCAATAGCGAAATGTTGTTCCTTGTTATCTACAACCTGTGAGGATTTTtcacaaataatgtaataaatatgacATATTGAATACACAAAATTTCGTTTgatgacatttaaaaataaactctgtcactaaaataaaattatcacaagTACTAATCAATTCTTCCTGGAACAAGAACATGGTAAACTCCGTGGTCCTGTTTTTGTCAACCACTCCAACTGATCGCAAATTGTTTAATATAGATTGTTTATACTAGGTGgccattttgtatgtggaacgtaaacagcggCGCTGCGATCTTATGTTATTATCAcggtttagtatatacagtcacgaagcttgagtttatgagggtactaggaacaatagactgtacaggtactatttcgcattggctgtaatgagacgatagtagcgatcctagtggttagcaactatctatggatgcatatttactacgtattgagcttcgtgactgtatatactagactgtgttattactctgtgcgagagagagaaagacataGTCTATGACTAGAAAAAGAGAGCGATCGTACTGCACAGGTGAAGTAACAGCGGCGCGCTGTGTAGTACAAGTGACTGCCATTCCACAAACAGAATGATCGAGTAATAGAGAtgcctgaaaaaaaaagaaaacgtaaATACAGTACCAGATGCAGTTTTTCAGTATTACTTTTCTACTTTATACATTAGATCTACTTAAATTTGTTATAGAATTGGACTCCAAAATGACAGTctacattttcttctaaaatctGATCTAAGTATCATCTAATACTCGAAAGAATGAAAATGTGCGTTTAGATAGCTAGTAATATCTACATCATCTTTATCGTGCAAATGTCAATAAGTTAACTTCGAACATAACAATGAGGTGAGGAAGAGAATGCAACAACGTCATGGAAATCCGAGCTTTAGTCTTGGTAAATTAACTATGCcattaagtttttatttattatatattctgcCCTTTAGGGTAtcctcatatttatttactttcaatcacatattagtaattttatttcttcagtcACTGTCTTGGGATAAAACTAACATGTGGacttgtaattgatattttattttaatatgaaaactcTGGCACCATGTTTCAAACTACACCCCTGAGAAACTCAAGATTATCTTTACCGGATCGACAACTCCGTCCAATAATGACAACGCCAaaaagtagtagtaatatcagtacagtaatagtaataattaaaaagtGATATAATTCCAAGCACCCAGCGTGCCTTGGTATAGTGGCCTATTAGATGGATTATTTCCATATGTTTTTTTGTTATATAAACTAGTTGTTGAATTTCAATTGCTCATCAAACTATCATTTGTAATTGTTAATGTTTGTATAGACAATAAGATAATTTTTACACAAACTTGGTGCAACGATATACCATccttttgaaattcaaatttataactGATCATTAAATTTGTTCTAAGTACTTACATTCAGACTTGAAGAGCTGTGTTCAGAGATAATAGTAGAGGTGCCTTTTTCAAAAATAGAATGTTGTAATTGTGAATCGCGTAACTTAGAATAACATAATTATTTCACGTTGGGAGTGGCTATATTACTGCGCCAAGTTTTTATAATACTAATTATAACACGGAAAAGCCAAGTGGATACCTGCAGATGACCGCGACACTGCTGCATTTACAAACGGAACTAGATTTCGAGATTAGAAATCTGTTAGAAGAAAACCAAAATCATATCTGCATGTCTTTGGTGCGAAATCATACTGGTACTGTGCAAATGAGCAAGCAGACAAGTTAGCAAAATCGGCGGAAGATTCAAATCTACCACattcataggggagagtcgggtagtatcggacatcgggtaatatcggacagtgagtttctttcatctatcacacgatgatagtacctgattgacatggttacgtttctgtgatgtcgcatagagaaacgtaaccatgtcattcaggtactaccatatggtggtagatgaaaaaaacgcactgtccgatactacccgatgtccgatactacccgactctcccctacactttATGCCAAATCTCCTTCTTCAAGAAGCAAATAGGCTAAAGAACTTCATCacacaaaaatgaaatagttATTATATGAATTGCACAAAAGGTTCTTTGATAAATAACTCGTTCTATCCTTCTGTCCTTCCAAGAAAAAATTAGATGTAACATATTTCCTAATATTGTGCTACATTTATAGTACATGGTATTTTTGAGGAGTATCTCCATAGATTCCATAGTAAAGACAATATGAACTGTCCATGTAGAAATGAGAATCAAACTGTGCAGCATATTCTGTTTGACTGTCTATTATTTTGACGTCAAATATCAGAAATAATCTTACTACGTAACACCACcaattgtgaatttaaaaattcattaacTCACTTGTCTATTGATCAAACACCACTCAAATTTGAATAACTGGAAAAATTGAGatgtgtcgggtgaagttcctgggtaactcagtcggtagagcgttggtacgctaAACCAAAGATTTCgaaatcgatacccggccctggaacaatttttcctttgaaattattaaaatctgcttcacagggagctttatctgaaagctaCATTTGCACAACTCAAATAGTTCAGGTTATTTGTAGACAAAATTTATTAAAAGTTGCCGAGCATAGGCTATATTGATTCGAGCGCAAAACACTTCCATAACATCTTTAGAAAATATCCACAGTAAGTTACAGCAATCTTGAATACGCACAGCagtcatttaatttaaaaataaaattaagaaataggaTTAAGCAGATAAATTTCTAATCCAAGAAACGTTACCGCTTCCTTTGCATCTCAAGAGATCGATGTACTTCTCGATTATAAAACCAATTCGGATTTATGCATTTGGAATATGGGGTTCTGCATCCAATTCACACGTTAAGGGAATACACACCGTGCAAAACTGGTACTTAACACTGATCGCTAATGCACCGTGGTTCATCTGCAATGCTACACTTCGTAGGAATCTTCAAGCCTCCAAAATCATCACACTTCTTACTACACACTATCCTAAATTCTTTTTCGATTTTAGTCATTCTAATCCTCTTCTAAATAAAACTGCTGCAGAAATACAATCTCCAAGACAAGAATGAAGATTAAAACGGAAAATTCATTCTCATCTTAGAAATCTGCTTTAGAAATCTTTAAACCTCCAACGGGAGACATCTCCAACACGTTTTATGCCCATGTTTTATCTGTGTTTTGCTAAACTAAAATGTTATTTGTTACAATAAAGTTTTCGTTCTCAAAAAAGAAGTGTGCGGAGAAGATGCTGTCGATCACATTACAGTTAGTCGTTGGACACAAAGAATAATACAGCAAATTGAACATGCCGATATTAGCGACTTCCCTCTTTGGAACAGGTCACAGTCCGCGCGAACTCAAGTACGGTTATTGTTGAACTCGTTGACAACATGGTCTTAGCAAACAGTAGCATCACTGTGAAGAAGCCGGAGAAGGAAATGTGCGTCGTATATTTGAACCGAGATATTCCAAAATCTGTGCAAGATGGATTCCAGAGCAGCTGACGGACGTGCACGAAATCGCAAAACCATATGCGCGGAACTTCTTGAACGCTAAGGTAATAAGGGCCACGAATATCTTCAAAACTTGTGACAGGAGACGAAACATTGCTTCATCATTTCGAGCCGGAAAACAAGAGAGTCAGTGGAATGGCACCGAGGAagagaaaaaattcaaatattcacATTTAACAGGGAAGGTTATGGCAACAATTTGTTTGGTCTCGGAAGGACTCTTGCTAGTGGACATAATGACAAAAGATGCCATTATAAGTTGTTCATCGTACGTGAACACTCTGAAGAAACTTCGTTCTCTCTCACATTGACCGGTGGAAGACGTTCTTCTGCTTCAAGATAATACTAGTCAGCCACTAGGgacgaaatttcaaaattgagctGGAGGGTTATTCCTCATCCACCGTACAACTCTGATCTGGATGTCAGATTACCTCTTTGGAAAACAGAAGAACTCCACTCGGGGCATAAATTTTGAGAACTTCACTCGTTGACACTGTAAGAAATTCCTGAAATGTATCGATTGGTACCTTTCGCCGAACAGCATACAAGCTTTTGTTCAGGGATAGCGCACGGCTATTTTAAGATATGGCGAAAATTAGCAGCTTCTTCCTAACCGATGTGTCTATGCATTATGTAATAAGCAAA contains these protein-coding regions:
- the LOC138696831 gene encoding uncharacterized protein; protein product: MDSDSSSQGSSDDSDISSRKKKKKLMFIYPDRLGALALEVLGKHVSQLMITLYTGKKYLTLPDLLKVCRQMEKIVQFPLPPPLLNELTATLMEHACNTWCDLNRSSDLQPRVETWDPELYKQSWNLKNVLKIASSKARKHLQKKRNLGEEYFLEILSAIINPSITLFDCSLQTLFDCPPYNADILERLSKKFNNLKILRLGRRNVDRDSLFESVKHMGNLEEFACQTTWDGLLVSLSIYCKKLKVLDLNNAEIVTDACVDYITRFKYLEVLDLTATDVSHNGFRSILKGISDNECCENTTLHTLKLDEKKINVSNINLLVANFPNIQSLSLTNFNCRLVSLRGLKQLTELSLDIWNFRDEMSVAFANELLQAIGGQLLTLRLSLSIGTDLSFISKKCCALRTLALKFRTASSVNRTVGLSFMDYSRMFPLQEVKSVEFLEVSMYDTALLDHIVSRFVNVKKISIECEASDSLICTLFQKLARGNLKEIHLCGNWKVDPSGKFALVTKWDMDKKKYATYSTNLQDLKGGRILRLLWL